Proteins encoded within one genomic window of Sebastes fasciatus isolate fSebFas1 chromosome 18, fSebFas1.pri, whole genome shotgun sequence:
- the LOC141755951 gene encoding cytochrome P450 2K1-like, with translation MGILDLFVQSSSSVSLVGALVVLLLVYLVSFSSQEDRKEPPGPKPLPLLGNLLQLDLKRPYKSLLKLSKKYGSVFTVYLGPKKVVFLAGYKTVKEALVTCADEFGEKNSPRILIENYQGHGVLTSNGDSWKEMRRFALTNLRDFGMGKRASEDKIIEECDHLIEVLKKYKGEAFDTTQPVNYAVSNIICSIVYGSRFEYDDPEFTSLVDRTNRGIQLVGSPSVQVYNMFPWIGKWFANLREIQKIVATNRKQNLQLFSRLKETLNPQMCRGLVDAFLIRKQNLESSSSVSLVGALVVLLLVYLVSSSSFSSQEDRKEPPGPKPLPLLGNLLQFDLKRPYNTLLKLSKKYGSVFTVYMGPKKVVVLAGYKTVKEELINHAEVFGDRDPMQIVEDTQKGHGLLWANGDSWKEMRRFALTNLRDFGMGKRASEDKIIEECDHLIEVLKKYKGEAFDTTQPVNYAVSNIICSIVYGSRFEYNDPEFTSLVDRTNRGIHLVGSPSVQVYNMFPWIGKWFADMKEIQMLSTANGKHNLQLFSRLKETLNPQMCRCFVDTFLVRMQNLEESGITNSHFHHDNLLQTVLNLFSAGTDTTATTLRWGLLFMAKNPKIQDQVQEELSRVIGDRQVQVEDRKNLPFTDAVIHETQRLANIVPMSLPHKTSQDITFQGHFIQKGTTVYPLLTSVLYDESEWERPRSFYPAHFLDKDGKFVKREAFMPFSAGRRACVGESLAMMELFIFFASLLQKFHFTPPPGVSEDELDLTPCLGLTLNPSPRKLSAVPRM, from the exons ATGGGGATATTAGATCTGTTTGTCCAGTCCTCCAGCTCTGTCTCCCTGGTGGGGGCTCTGGTGGTCCTGCTGCTCGTCTACCTCGTCTCCTTCAGCTCCcaggaggacaggaaggaaCCTCCAGGACCAAAACCACTTCCATTACTAGGAAACCTGCTTCAACTTGACCTCAAGAGACCCTACAAGTCACTTCTGAAG CTTTCTAAGAAATATGGCTCGGTGTTCACGGTGTATTTGGGACCCAAAAAAGTGGTGTTCCTGGCTGGATACAAGACGGTGAAGGAGGCACTCGTCACATGCGCTGATGAGTTTGGTGAAAAAAATTCACCACGAATACTCATCGAAAATTATCAAGGCCATG GGGTTTTAACATCCAACGGTGACTCGTGGAAAGAGATGAGGCGCTTTGCTTTGACGAACCTCAGAGACTTTGGGATGGGCAAGAGGGCGTCTGAGGACAAAATCATTGAGGAATGTGACCACCTCATAGAGGTgttaaagaaatataaag GAGAAGCTTTTGATACGACCCAACCAGTAAACTACGCAGTCTCCAATATTATCTGCTCCATTGTTTATGGCAGCAGATTTGAATATGATGATCCAGAGTTTACATCTCTGGTAGACCGAACAAACAGAGGCATTCAACTTGTGGGCTCCCCGTCAGTACAG GTGTATAACATGTTCCCGTGGATCGGTAAATGGTTTGCAAACTTGAGGGAAATCCAGAAGATAGTTGCTACCAACAGGAAACAGAACTTACAGCTGTTCAGTCGTTTGAAGGAGACCCTCAACCCACAGATGTGCAGAGGCCTCGTGGACGCCTTTCTGATCCGAAAGCAAAATCTTGAG TCCTCCAGCTCTGTCTCCCTGGTGGGGGCTCTGGTGGTCCTGCTGCTCGTCTACCTCGTCTCTTCCTCCAGCTTCAGCTCCcaggaggacaggaaggaaCCTCCAGGACCAAAACCACTTCCATTACTCGGAAACCTTCTGCAGTTTGACCTCAAGAGACCCTACAACACATTACTGAAG CTTTCCAAGAAATATGGATCAGTGTTCACCGTCTACATGGGACCCAAAAAAGTGGTGGTTCTGGCAGGATACAAGACGGTGAAGGAGGAACTCATCAATCATGCTGAAGTGTTTGGAGACAGAGATCCAATGCAAATTGTGGAAGACACTCAAAAAGGACATG GGCTTTTATGGGCCAACGGTGACTCGTGGAAAGAGATGAGGCGCTTTGCTTTGACGAACCTCAGAGACTTTGGGATGGGCAAGAGGGCATCTGAAGACAAAATCATTGAGGAATGTGACCACCTCATAGAGGTGCTTAAGAAATATAAAG GAGAAGCTTTTGATACGACCCAACCAGTAAACTACGCAGTCTCTAATATCATCTGCTCCATTGTTTATGGCAGCAGATTTGAATATAATGATCCAGAGTTTACATCTCTGGTAGACCGAACAAACAGAGGCATTCATCTTGTGGGCTCCCCGTCAGTACAG GTGTATAACATGTTCCCATGGATCGGTAAATGGTTTGCTGACATGAAGGAAATCCAGATGTTGTCTACTGCCAACGGCAAACATAATTTACAGCTGTTCAGTCGTTTGAAGGAGACCCTCAATCCACAGATGTGCAGATGCTTTGTGGACACCTTTCTTGTCCGAATGCAAAATCTTGAG GAATCTGGGATTACCAACAGTCACTTCCACCATGACAACCTTTTGCAGACGGTTCTTAATCTCTTTTCTGCTGGCACTGACACAACAGCAACTACACTGAGGTGGGGACTTCTGTTTATGGCCAAGAATCCAAAAATACAAG ACCAGGTCCAGGAGGAGCTGAGCAGGGTGATAGGAGATCGTCAGGTGCAGGTCGAGGACAGGAAGAACCTGCCCTTCACCGACGCCGTCATCCATGAGACGCAGAGACTGGCCAACATCGTCCCCATGTCACTTCCTCACAAAACGAGCCAAGACATCACTTTCCAGGGTCACTTCATTCAGAAG GGGACCACAGTATATCCTCTCTTGACATCTGTCCTGTATGATGAGAGTGAGTGGGAGAGGCCACGCAGCTTTTATCCTGCTCACTTCCTGGACAAAGATGGGAAGTTCGTCAAGCGAGAAGCCTTCATGCCTTTTTCTGCAG gTCGCAGAGCTTGTGTCGGAGAGAGTCTGGCTATGATGGAGCTCTTCATCTTCTTCGCCAGCCTCCTGCAAAAgtttcatttcactcctcctcctggaGTTTCAGAGGATGAACTGGATCTGACTCCATGTTTGGGCCTCACCCTGAACCCTTCACCCCGTAAACTGAGTGCTGTTCCCCGGATGTGA
- the LOC141755949 gene encoding uncharacterized protein LOC141755949 isoform X1 — protein MDTKCLLELILIFVLQFEAGISGKFSYLYNRTGEDVILPCATASSSNPTCSIVSWLYNRDRSQTLIEAEKRNVRESSARADRLSVDTSCSLVINNITAEDAGLYFCRQGRDNYHDASVFLSVLTVSPSPPDADPNRDDEVTLECSLLRHVNLSPCQKNSIRWLDETGTVLHGDVVEYSSLGQRKCVSSLTVKRQSGHNRKYTCQLVNEQNNAEIQADYTPDFTDPSVDQTYIIIGAAVGAVGVLVVIAAVLIIYRKRAKRTEDVPKPTQHPDEPESNLTYVTVNHANQQASPYKKVKEEEVTYSTVNTVVKPEADDDPSSFYSSVSKPK, from the exons ATGGACACGAAATGTCTCCTGGAATTAATCCTTATTTTTGTGCTTCAGTTTGAAG cAGGCATCAGTGGAAAGTTCAGCTATCTCTATAACAGAACTGGAGAAGATGTCATTCTGCCCTGTGCCACCGCATCATCCTCTAACCCAACATGCTCCATCGTTTCATGGCTTTACAACAGAGATCGATCTCAGACTCTCATTGAGGCTGAGAAAAGAAATGTTAGAGAGAGCTCAGCCCGAGCTGACAGACTGAGCGTGGACACTAGCTGCTCTTTGGTCATTAACAACATCACTGCTGAGGATGCTGGTCTCTACTTCTGTCGGCAGGGGAGGGACAATTATCATGATGCATCTGTATTTCTAAGTGTTCTGACAG tctctccatctccaccaGACGCTGATCCAAACAGGGACGATGAAGTCACATTAGAGTGCTCTCTGTTGAGACACGTCAACCTCAGTCCTTGTCAAAAGAACAGCATCCGCTGGTTGGATGAGACAGGAACTGTGCTGCATGGTGATGTCGTCGAGTACAGTTCCCTCGGACAGAGGAAATGTGTCTCTAGTCTGACTGTGAAGCGTCAGAGTGGCCACAACAGGAAATACACCTGCCAGCTGGTTAATGAACAGAACAATGCAGAGATACAGGCTGACTACACACCTGACTTCACAG ATCCCTCTGTTGATCAGACCTACATCATCATCGGTGCAGCGGTCGGGGCGGTGGGAGTGCTGGTCGTCATCGCTGCTGTTCTCATCATATACAGGAAGAGAGCCAAACGGACAGAGG ATGTTCCGAAACCAACCCAACACCCT GATGAGCCAGAGAGCAATCTGACCTATGTCACTGTTAACCATGCTAACCAACAGGCCTCTCCTTACAAAAAG GtcaaagaggaggaggtgacgtATTCTACAGTCAATACTGTGGTGAAGCCGGAAGCAGACGATGATCCCAGCAGTTTCTACAGCAGTGTCAGCAAACCAAAATAA
- the LOC141755949 gene encoding uncharacterized protein LOC141755949 isoform X2, which translates to MDTKCLLELILIFVLQFEGISGKFSYLYNRTGEDVILPCATASSSNPTCSIVSWLYNRDRSQTLIEAEKRNVRESSARADRLSVDTSCSLVINNITAEDAGLYFCRQGRDNYHDASVFLSVLTVSPSPPDADPNRDDEVTLECSLLRHVNLSPCQKNSIRWLDETGTVLHGDVVEYSSLGQRKCVSSLTVKRQSGHNRKYTCQLVNEQNNAEIQADYTPDFTDPSVDQTYIIIGAAVGAVGVLVVIAAVLIIYRKRAKRTEDVPKPTQHPDEPESNLTYVTVNHANQQASPYKKVKEEEVTYSTVNTVVKPEADDDPSSFYSSVSKPK; encoded by the exons ATGGACACGAAATGTCTCCTGGAATTAATCCTTATTTTTGTGCTTCAGTTTGAAG GCATCAGTGGAAAGTTCAGCTATCTCTATAACAGAACTGGAGAAGATGTCATTCTGCCCTGTGCCACCGCATCATCCTCTAACCCAACATGCTCCATCGTTTCATGGCTTTACAACAGAGATCGATCTCAGACTCTCATTGAGGCTGAGAAAAGAAATGTTAGAGAGAGCTCAGCCCGAGCTGACAGACTGAGCGTGGACACTAGCTGCTCTTTGGTCATTAACAACATCACTGCTGAGGATGCTGGTCTCTACTTCTGTCGGCAGGGGAGGGACAATTATCATGATGCATCTGTATTTCTAAGTGTTCTGACAG tctctccatctccaccaGACGCTGATCCAAACAGGGACGATGAAGTCACATTAGAGTGCTCTCTGTTGAGACACGTCAACCTCAGTCCTTGTCAAAAGAACAGCATCCGCTGGTTGGATGAGACAGGAACTGTGCTGCATGGTGATGTCGTCGAGTACAGTTCCCTCGGACAGAGGAAATGTGTCTCTAGTCTGACTGTGAAGCGTCAGAGTGGCCACAACAGGAAATACACCTGCCAGCTGGTTAATGAACAGAACAATGCAGAGATACAGGCTGACTACACACCTGACTTCACAG ATCCCTCTGTTGATCAGACCTACATCATCATCGGTGCAGCGGTCGGGGCGGTGGGAGTGCTGGTCGTCATCGCTGCTGTTCTCATCATATACAGGAAGAGAGCCAAACGGACAGAGG ATGTTCCGAAACCAACCCAACACCCT GATGAGCCAGAGAGCAATCTGACCTATGTCACTGTTAACCATGCTAACCAACAGGCCTCTCCTTACAAAAAG GtcaaagaggaggaggtgacgtATTCTACAGTCAATACTGTGGTGAAGCCGGAAGCAGACGATGATCCCAGCAGTTTCTACAGCAGTGTCAGCAAACCAAAATAA